The following proteins are co-located in the Fischerella sp. PCC 9605 genome:
- the nifX gene encoding nitrogen fixation protein NifX — protein sequence MKIAFTTSDQVHINAHFGWAKMIDVYEISSEGYQFVETLNFDGDLKQDGNEDKVAPKLDALNDCTIVYVSAIGGTAAAKLIKKGVTPVKARSDQEEITDVLNKLVQTLKGSPPPWLRKALQQKNLNFDELEEETTV from the coding sequence ATGAAAATAGCCTTCACAACTAGTGACCAAGTTCATATCAATGCTCACTTCGGTTGGGCAAAGATGATTGATGTTTATGAGATTTCTTCAGAGGGTTATCAATTTGTGGAAACTCTCAATTTCGATGGCGACCTCAAACAAGATGGCAACGAGGACAAAGTTGCCCCTAAACTTGATGCATTGAATGATTGCACGATTGTTTATGTTTCGGCAATTGGTGGGACTGCGGCTGCCAAATTAATCAAAAAAGGTGTCACTCCTGTCAAAGCACGTTCAGACCAAGAAGAAATTACTGATGTGCTCAATAAATTAGTTCAAACTCTCAAAGGAAGCCCACCACCTTGGCTGCGTAAAGCTTTACAACAAAAAAACCTGAACTTTGATGAATTGGAAGAAGAAACCACTGTATGA
- the nifN gene encoding nitrogenase iron-molybdenum cofactor biosynthesis protein NifN: MAKVVIPNKPVIVNPLKQSQTLGAALAFLGLKGMMPLLHGSQGCTAFAKVILVRHFREAIPLSTTAMTEVTTILGGEENVEQAILTLVQKSQPEIIGLCTTGLTETRGDDMDGILKDFRQRHPELDELPIILVSSPDFKGSLQDGFAAAVESIVKEVPQPGEPKAQQVTILMSSAFTPGDVQQIKEIVSTFGLTPIVVPDLSASLDGHLDDSYSPITGGGTTLVQLHKVGSSVYTLALGESMRGAAKILEQKFGTPYEVFTELTGLEAVDKLMLFLANLSGNAVPEKYRRQRRQLQDAMLDTHFYFGRKKVSLALEPDLLWSTVYFLQSMGAEIQAAVTTTRSPLLEKLPINSVTIGDFEDFEILAADSDLLIGNSHTNAIAKRLRIPLYRQGIPIFDRLGNGQFTKVGYRGTMEFLFDLGNLFLHEEEAKVRDRDVQGDF, translated from the coding sequence ATGGCAAAGGTTGTCATTCCTAACAAGCCAGTTATTGTCAATCCCCTTAAGCAAAGCCAAACTTTAGGTGCAGCCCTGGCCTTTTTGGGTTTGAAAGGGATGATGCCTTTACTTCACGGTTCCCAAGGTTGTACTGCCTTCGCTAAAGTCATACTAGTGCGGCATTTCCGAGAGGCGATTCCCCTTTCTACAACCGCAATGACAGAAGTCACTACCATCTTGGGTGGTGAGGAGAATGTCGAACAAGCAATTCTCACCTTGGTACAGAAGTCTCAGCCAGAAATCATCGGTTTGTGTACTACTGGACTGACGGAAACCAGAGGGGATGATATGGACGGCATTCTCAAGGATTTTCGCCAACGTCACCCAGAATTGGATGAGTTGCCAATTATATTAGTCTCCTCACCGGATTTTAAAGGCTCACTGCAAGATGGTTTTGCAGCGGCGGTGGAAAGCATCGTCAAAGAAGTTCCCCAACCAGGAGAACCGAAAGCGCAACAAGTGACAATTTTGATGAGTTCTGCTTTCACACCGGGGGATGTGCAGCAAATCAAGGAAATTGTCAGTACTTTTGGGTTGACGCCAATCGTTGTTCCCGATCTTTCCGCTTCTTTGGATGGTCACTTGGATGATTCCTACAGTCCCATCACTGGCGGTGGTACAACTTTAGTGCAACTCCACAAAGTCGGTAGTTCTGTCTATACTTTGGCGTTGGGTGAAAGTATGCGGGGTGCAGCCAAAATCCTGGAACAAAAATTTGGCACACCTTACGAAGTATTTACCGAACTGACTGGGTTAGAAGCGGTAGACAAATTGATGCTATTTTTGGCGAATTTGAGCGGGAATGCAGTTCCGGAGAAATACCGCCGCCAACGCCGCCAACTACAAGACGCAATGTTGGACACTCATTTTTACTTTGGCAGGAAAAAGGTATCGCTAGCGCTGGAACCGGATTTACTGTGGTCAACAGTGTATTTTCTGCAATCAATGGGTGCAGAAATTCAAGCTGCTGTGACTACTACGCGATCGCCACTTTTGGAAAAACTCCCCATTAATAGCGTCACCATCGGTGATTTTGAAGACTTTGAGATCCTTGCTGCTGATTCTGATCTATTGATTGGCAACTCTCATACGAATGCGATCGCCAAACGCTTGCGAATTCCCCTCTATCGCCAAGGTATCCCCATTTTTGACCGTTTAGGTAATGGTCAATTTACCAAAGTGGGTTACAGAGGCACAATGGAGTTTTTATTTGATTTGGGCAATCTCTTTTTGCATGAAGAGGAAGCAAAAGTCAGAGATAGAGATGTTCAAGGTGATTTTTAA